Sequence from the Hamadaea flava genome:
GGGCTGCCGAGCCATCCGGACCTGCTCGTCTACGTCGACCTGCCGAAATACCTCGCCCCTTCCGAGATCGCGGGTATGCGTGAATTCGCGGCCCCGATCAAGGCGGTCGCTGTCGCGTCGGCACCACTCGGCAGCGACAGCGAGGGCATGGTGCGCCTGATCATCGAATGACGCTCGTGGCGGGCGGGTCCAGCGACCCGCCTGCCACAGCTCTGTCAGACCGGCCGCCCACCATCCGCTGGATCGCCAAGACGGCAGCAGGCGTGGCATGCATCAGGCACCCGATGTCCAGCTCCACCATCACGCGACGATGGCGATGAGCGTAGCGATCCGCACGATTCTGACCGCCGCGGGCTTCGAGAACGGTCCGGGCTACGACATGTCGCCCGCCTCGATCTGGGTGAGTCCGAAGCCGCTGGACTGATCAGCGGGTCAGCGTCCCGAGGTTGCGGAAGATCCGGTCGAGCGTATGGACGTGCGGGTTCTCCTCGCGCCACACCAACCCCCATCGGAGGCTCGGCGCGTCGCGTATCGCCAGGTAGGTGATGTCCGGCCGGGAGTAGAAGCGGGCGGCGTGCGCACCGAGCGGGTGGATCATCTGGCCGGCGCTGACCAGCCGCAGTATCTCCTCGAAGCCGGTCACGTACTGACGGTTGTCGACCAGGCGGCCACGCGGGGTGGCGTAGGGGGTGTAGGCGTCTTCCCAGTAGTCCGGGATGTGCGGTTGCCCGGTTGCGACGAGGTGGCCGTCGCCGAGGATCTCCTGAGTGACTTCGCTCCGGCCGGCGAGCGTGCCGGCGGCGGAGACGGCGAGGACACGCGGTTCGCTGAAGACGACAGCGCCGACGGTCAGGTCGGGCTCTTCGACGGGCAGCCAGGCGATCAGCGCCTCGATCTGTCCACTGCGGAGGGCGGTGAACGGGTCGACGAAACTGTTGAACCGGATCTCCAGCCGACAGTCCGGATGGCGGGCACGGAACGCTTCCCAGGCGGGCATCAGGTCGTGGGCGACGTCCGGGATCAGGCCCACGCGCAGCACGCCCGTCAGGCCGCGCGCGGCCATCTTGGCGCGTTGCATCGTCGCGCGCAGCTCGTGGTGGACCAAGGCCAGATCAGCCCGCAGTTGTACGCCGAGCGGCGTGAGCGTGACGGTACGGCTGGTGCGGACGAACAGCGGTCCGCCGATCAGCCGTTCCTGCTTCTTGATGGCCTGGCTGACCCGGGACACCGTGACGTGCAACCGCGCTGCGGTCCGGCCGAAATGCAGTTCTTCGGCCAGCGTCAGGAAGATCTCGATGTCACGCAGTTCCATGAGCAGCTCCGTTGATCGCTGGGTTAACGCACGTTGCGAAACAACGCGTTGATCCCGCTTCGAGGAGAATCCCAGACTGGGATCGCAATTTCAGGCCGGTCCGTCGCCTAGCGCGACGGCTACCCGAGAGGAACTGCGATGTCCGAGTACGCGCGGCGACCGACAGCGATCGGCATCGCCGTCGTCGCGAACCTGCTGATCGCGCTGGCCTTCCTGACCATTCCGCTGCTGGGACTCGTCTATGGGGACGACGTGCAGACGGCGGCCGAACAGGAAGTCGTCGCCCAGGGGCTGCCGGTCTCCGTACTGGCCGACAACGAGCTCAGCTTCCGCGAATCCGGCGTGGCGATCGTCTTTCCCGTCGTCATCGCGCTCGGCATCGCTCTGCTGGGCTGGTGGCTGCGTACGGGACGGCCGGCGGCGCGGATCGTGTCGCTGATCGTGATGCCGGTGGTGATCCTCGCCAACGTGGCGATTCTGATCAGCAACGCGTCGGCAGTATCGGCGCTCCAGACGATGTTCGACCGGTCCAACGATGCCGACCTGCGCCGGCTCGATGCTCAGGCGCTGTTCGACGCCGCGCTGGGGGCGTACCCGGATTGGCTGCCGGTGCTGACCTCGACCCGTAACACGGTGGTCTTCGGTTGCGCCGTGCTGGTCATCGTGCTGCTGCTCGCGCCGTCGGCCCGCGCCTACTTCCGGTCGGCCAAGCAACCGGCCACCACACCCGCCTGACGCGACCGCCACGCGCCAATGCGGTTGGATGCGCATGACCCGGCCGTCGCGTGGCGG
This genomic interval carries:
- a CDS encoding LysR family transcriptional regulator, whose translation is MELRDIEIFLTLAEELHFGRTAARLHVTVSRVSQAIKKQERLIGGPLFVRTSRTVTLTPLGVQLRADLALVHHELRATMQRAKMAARGLTGVLRVGLIPDVAHDLMPAWEAFRARHPDCRLEIRFNSFVDPFTALRSGQIEALIAWLPVEEPDLTVGAVVFSEPRVLAVSAAGTLAGRSEVTQEILGDGHLVATGQPHIPDYWEDAYTPYATPRGRLVDNRQYVTGFEEILRLVSAGQMIHPLGAHAARFYSRPDITYLAIRDAPSLRWGLVWREENPHVHTLDRIFRNLGTLTR